In Micromonospora sp. NBC_01813, the following are encoded in one genomic region:
- a CDS encoding L,D-transpeptidase — protein MARPPVPRVLAAIALTAALVLTSACTGSGNAPTWQNGADPEPSPKAQATITAPVADATDVPASTGITFTTTEAVETTVELTDAAGNPVEGEVNTDGTEFLPTGQLEYAAAYTATVTVTGDDDKTTTVSHEFQTMAQPNNQVRVSSFLGDGNVVGVAMPLILRFDRNVPEDHRADVQRRLSVQTEPAQEGVWYWVSPTEVQFRPREFWQAGTKLFYKAQTGGLPMGDGWYGRNDLTIDAEVGSALVMTVDNATKKMTVTKDGQTIKEIPVSLGKPKTPSSSGTMIVMEKLKETVFDTFEELGPEEGYRTDIEYAQRLTWGGEFIHAAPWSVADQGVRNVSHGCVNMSMANAEWLFNQTKLGDPVTVKGTEVQLANGNGWTVWNLSWEQLIEGSALPYEPPAAVESPSTTGSPSASASSDPAA, from the coding sequence GTGGCGCGTCCACCCGTACCGCGGGTGCTCGCGGCCATCGCGCTCACCGCCGCGCTCGTCCTGACCAGCGCCTGCACCGGCAGCGGCAACGCTCCGACCTGGCAGAACGGCGCCGATCCGGAGCCGAGCCCGAAGGCGCAGGCGACGATCACCGCGCCGGTCGCCGACGCCACGGACGTGCCTGCCTCGACCGGGATCACGTTCACCACCACCGAGGCGGTCGAGACCACGGTCGAGTTGACCGACGCCGCCGGCAACCCCGTCGAGGGCGAGGTGAACACCGACGGCACCGAGTTCCTGCCGACCGGGCAACTGGAGTACGCGGCCGCGTACACCGCCACGGTGACGGTGACCGGCGACGACGACAAGACCACCACGGTGAGCCACGAGTTCCAGACGATGGCTCAGCCGAACAACCAGGTCCGCGTCTCCAGCTTCCTCGGCGACGGCAACGTGGTCGGGGTGGCGATGCCGCTGATCCTGCGGTTCGACCGCAACGTCCCCGAGGACCACCGGGCCGACGTGCAGCGGCGGCTGAGCGTCCAGACCGAGCCCGCCCAGGAGGGCGTCTGGTACTGGGTCAGCCCCACCGAGGTCCAGTTCCGCCCGCGCGAGTTCTGGCAGGCCGGCACGAAGCTGTTCTACAAGGCGCAGACCGGCGGGCTGCCGATGGGCGACGGCTGGTACGGCCGCAACGATCTCACTATCGACGCCGAGGTCGGCTCGGCGCTGGTCATGACGGTGGACAACGCGACCAAGAAGATGACGGTCACCAAGGACGGGCAGACCATCAAGGAGATCCCGGTCAGCCTCGGCAAGCCGAAGACCCCGTCGTCCAGCGGCACCATGATCGTGATGGAGAAGCTCAAGGAGACCGTCTTCGACACCTTCGAGGAGTTGGGTCCCGAGGAGGGCTACCGGACGGACATCGAGTACGCGCAGCGGCTGACCTGGGGTGGCGAGTTCATCCACGCCGCTCCGTGGTCCGTCGCCGACCAGGGTGTCCGCAACGTCTCGCACGGCTGCGTCAACATGTCGATGGCCAACGCCGAATGGCTGTTCAACCAGACCAAGCTCGGGGACCCGGTGACGGTCAAGGGCACCGAGGTGCAGTTGGCCAACGGCAACGGCTGGACGGTCTGGAACCTGAGTTGGGAGCAGCTCATCGAGGGCAGCGCCCTGCCGTACGAGCCGCCAGCGGCGGTCGAGTCGCCGTCGACGACCGGATCGCCCTCGGCCAGCGCCAGTTCGGATCCGGCGGCCTGA
- a CDS encoding L,D-transpeptidase, with amino-acid sequence MDRVRRGWSVAVTLAVIAPAALAGCGADKTPRFVSGQVAQASPTPPPEPFEFAIAPEADAKDLPISMEVGTTVSGGEITSVTLVEEGGGEVSGGMREDGTSWVPDKPLKNNKKYTATVVATSTAGDEETKTTTFSTMGKSGSQTGTGLYLFDGRTYGVAMPVVVEFFPGVPEKERASVQKRMFVSTDPPQPGTWYWVSNGTQAFYRAPDFWQAGTELRARIGLGGHPTGDGRYGDQDRSATATIGDKVTMEVDNATKQLSMFKDDKLVKQMPVSLGKASTPSSSGTMVVMDKQAQTVFDTFAELGPEEGYRTDISFAQRITWGGEFIHAAPWSVGDQGVRNVSHGCVNMSMANAEWLFSQTKVGDPITVKGTERQLADGNGWTAWNLTWDEFVKGSALPVPADLKPKATTPAPSTPVTPTPAPSATSG; translated from the coding sequence ATGGACAGGGTCAGGAGGGGTTGGTCGGTCGCGGTGACACTGGCAGTCATCGCGCCGGCAGCGCTGGCAGGGTGCGGAGCGGACAAGACACCACGGTTTGTCAGCGGACAGGTGGCACAGGCGAGTCCGACGCCGCCGCCGGAGCCGTTCGAGTTCGCCATCGCGCCGGAGGCGGATGCGAAGGACCTGCCGATCAGCATGGAGGTCGGCACCACGGTCAGCGGTGGGGAGATCACCTCGGTGACGCTCGTCGAGGAGGGCGGCGGCGAGGTGAGCGGCGGTATGCGCGAGGACGGCACCTCCTGGGTGCCGGACAAACCGCTCAAAAATAACAAGAAGTACACAGCTACGGTGGTCGCGACCAGCACGGCTGGCGACGAGGAGACGAAGACCACGACGTTCAGCACGATGGGCAAGTCCGGTTCGCAGACCGGCACCGGCCTCTACCTGTTCGACGGACGGACGTACGGGGTGGCGATGCCGGTGGTGGTGGAGTTCTTCCCGGGCGTACCGGAGAAGGAACGGGCCAGCGTGCAGAAGCGGATGTTCGTCTCCACCGATCCGCCGCAGCCGGGCACCTGGTACTGGGTGTCCAACGGCACTCAGGCCTTCTACCGGGCGCCGGACTTCTGGCAGGCCGGCACCGAACTGCGCGCCCGGATCGGGTTGGGCGGGCACCCGACCGGGGATGGCCGCTACGGCGACCAGGACCGCAGCGCCACCGCGACGATCGGTGACAAGGTGACGATGGAGGTCGACAACGCCACCAAGCAGTTGTCGATGTTCAAGGACGACAAGCTGGTCAAGCAGATGCCGGTGAGCCTGGGCAAGGCGAGCACGCCCTCGTCGAGTGGCACCATGGTGGTGATGGACAAGCAGGCGCAGACGGTCTTCGACACCTTCGCCGAGCTCGGCCCGGAGGAGGGTTACCGGACGGACATCTCGTTCGCCCAGCGGATCACCTGGGGTGGCGAGTTCATCCACGCGGCGCCGTGGTCGGTCGGTGACCAGGGCGTACGCAATGTGTCGCACGGCTGCGTCAACATGTCGATGGCGAACGCGGAGTGGCTGTTCAGCCAGACGAAGGTCGGTGACCCGATCACGGTCAAGGGCACCGAGCGTCAGCTGGCCGACGGTAACGGCTGGACGGCCTGGAACCTCACCTGGGACGAGTTCGTCAAAGGTAGTGCGTTGCCGGTCCCGGCCGACCTGAAGCCGAAGGCGACCACGCCGGCACCGTCGACGCCGGTCACCCCGACGCCGGCACCGTCTGCGACATCCGGCTGA